A portion of the Oxynema aestuarii AP17 genome contains these proteins:
- a CDS encoding aspartate kinase has protein sequence MALIVQKYGGTSVGSVERIQAVAQRVVNTVKAGNSVVVVVSAMGKTTDGLVKLAKDISANPSRREMDMLLSTGEQVSIALLSMAVQELGQPAISMTGAQVGIVTEAEHTRARILQIETQRLEEQLDAGKVVVVAGFQGIASRQSLEITTLGRGGSDTSAVALAAALQADRCEIYTDVPGILTADPRLVPDAQLMEEITCDEMLELASLGAKVLHPRAVEIARNYGVMLVVRSSWTDDPGTRVVSGVPQSRPLQGLELVHPVDGVEFDSDQAKVALLRVPDRPGVAASLFGEIGRQDLDVDLIVQSIHEGNTNDIAFTVNRRFLNQAQAVAEAIAPTLRSHPSAAPEEAEVFVQGDIAKISIAGAGMIGRPGVAAEMFAALAKAGINLQMISTSEVKVSCAIDVKDGDRAIATLCDTFEVSCSSLPAAETAPVAPRLSTAELPPVRGVALDRNQARLAIRHVPDRPGMAAKLFGLLAEKNISVDTIIQSQRCRIVNGIPTRDIAFTVNENDAKDARETLTPLVRELGCGEIVVDEAIAKVSVVGSGMEHHPGVAARMFEALSAHQINIQMITTSEIKISCVVDRDLGPQALQVVHAAFNLAGSQKVEVPA, from the coding sequence ATGGCGCTAATAGTCCAGAAATACGGTGGCACCTCCGTTGGGTCGGTCGAACGCATTCAAGCCGTCGCCCAGCGCGTTGTCAATACAGTGAAAGCGGGAAACTCCGTGGTGGTGGTCGTTTCCGCAATGGGAAAAACCACCGACGGGTTAGTTAAATTAGCCAAAGACATTTCCGCCAACCCGTCCCGGCGAGAAATGGATATGTTACTGTCCACGGGGGAACAAGTTTCGATCGCCCTGTTGAGCATGGCCGTGCAGGAACTGGGTCAGCCTGCAATCTCGATGACAGGCGCTCAAGTCGGAATTGTCACGGAAGCCGAACATACCCGGGCGCGGATCTTGCAAATCGAAACTCAACGACTCGAAGAACAACTCGACGCCGGAAAAGTCGTCGTCGTTGCTGGATTCCAAGGGATCGCCAGTCGGCAAAGCTTGGAAATTACCACCCTCGGGCGCGGCGGTTCCGATACCTCGGCGGTCGCCCTCGCGGCAGCCCTCCAAGCCGATCGCTGCGAAATTTATACCGACGTTCCCGGGATTTTAACCGCCGACCCGCGCTTGGTTCCCGACGCCCAGTTGATGGAAGAGATCACCTGCGACGAAATGCTCGAACTCGCCAGCTTGGGCGCCAAGGTCCTCCACCCGCGCGCGGTGGAAATTGCCCGCAATTACGGGGTGATGTTGGTGGTGCGTTCCAGTTGGACGGACGATCCGGGGACGCGGGTGGTCTCGGGAGTTCCCCAAAGCCGTCCGTTACAAGGTTTAGAACTGGTTCATCCGGTCGATGGGGTCGAATTTGACAGCGATCAGGCAAAGGTGGCGCTGTTGCGGGTTCCGGATCGTCCCGGGGTCGCTGCCAGTTTGTTCGGCGAAATCGGTCGGCAAGATTTAGATGTGGATTTGATCGTGCAGTCGATTCACGAAGGCAATACGAACGATATTGCGTTTACCGTGAATCGGCGTTTTCTCAATCAAGCGCAGGCGGTGGCGGAGGCGATCGCCCCGACCCTGAGATCGCACCCGAGTGCGGCGCCGGAAGAAGCGGAAGTCTTCGTTCAAGGGGATATCGCTAAAATTAGTATCGCCGGGGCCGGGATGATCGGGCGTCCGGGGGTTGCGGCGGAAATGTTCGCCGCCCTCGCTAAAGCGGGAATTAACTTACAGATGATTTCAACCTCTGAAGTCAAAGTCAGTTGCGCGATCGACGTCAAAGATGGCGATCGCGCGATCGCCACTTTGTGCGATACTTTTGAGGTCAGTTGTTCGTCACTTCCCGCCGCCGAAACCGCCCCGGTCGCGCCGAGGTTATCTACCGCCGAACTCCCCCCGGTGCGTGGGGTGGCCCTCGATCGCAACCAAGCGCGACTCGCCATCCGCCACGTTCCGGACCGTCCCGGGATGGCGGCGAAACTGTTCGGACTGCTCGCCGAGAAAAATATCAGCGTCGATACGATCATTCAGTCCCAACGCTGTCGCATCGTCAACGGTATTCCGACCCGCGATATTGCCTTTACGGTTAATGAGAATGACGCCAAGGACGCCCGGGAAACCTTGACCCCCCTCGTTCGCGAACTCGGGTGTGGCGAAATCGTCGTAGACGAGGCGATCGCCAAAGTCAGCGTCGTCGGTTCGGGAATGGAACACCATCCCGGGGTGGCGGCGCGGATGTTCGAGGCACTTTCGGCCCATCAGATCAACATTCAAATGATTACGACTTCGGAAATTAAAATTAGCTGCGTGGTCGATCGCGACCTCGGCCCCCAAGCCTTGCAAGTCGTCCACGCTGCTTTTAATTTGGCCGGGTCGCAAAAGGTGGAAGTTCCGGCGTAA